A section of the Parasteatoda tepidariorum isolate YZ-2023 chromosome 6, CAS_Ptep_4.0, whole genome shotgun sequence genome encodes:
- the LOC107448330 gene encoding LEM domain-containing protein 2 translates to MDNSLIVEGFNIAELSDEELAERLQTFGFNPGPILDSTRSVYQRKLVRLMRNEDFEEAEAAGSSDVDEEVRPSPILSSTLLDYSSSSASSFSVDDLRRRPLSQYDGKEFSNYSPTLSPQKPWSPSDIVSQVEPPPGEMEKPLISPTAKIVAVCFLLLFVFLVYYNMEAAPTDPFSKIESNV, encoded by the exons ATGGATAACAGTTTGATTGTTGAAGGATTTAATATTGCAGAATTGTCTGATGAAGAATTAGCTGAACGTTTACAGACATTTGGCTTTAATCCTGGACCAATATTAG actcTACTCGTTCTGTATATCAACGTAAGTTAGTTAGATTAATGAGAAATGAAGATTTTGAGGAAGCAGAAGCAGCTGGGTCAAGTGATGTCGATGAAGAAGTGAGACCCAGTCCGATTCTCAGCAGTACTTTATTAGATTATTCCTCATCCAGTGCTTCCAGTTTTAG tgtAGATGATCTGAGAAGAAGACCCCTTTCCCAATATGACGGCAAAga GTTCTCTAATTATTCTCCAACTTTATCTCCTCAAAAACCTTGGAGCCCCAGCGATATTGTTTCTCAGGTTGAACCGCCTCCTGGAGAAATGGAAAAACCATTGATTTCTCCTACTGCCAAAATTGTTGCTGTTTGTTTTCTGTTGCTATTTGTTTTTctagtttattataatatgGAAGCCGCACCAACAGACCCATTCTCAAAAATAgaatcaaatgtttaa
- the LOC107448329 gene encoding beta-1,3-galactosyltransferase 6-like — protein sequence MIKPRFRRSFFLYLVILIIFVFGFYISTSVLRISEGCQQQPKKQELRSKINSPSFSKQSEFFIVIIFSAPENYEKRRVIRRTWLLTKKNLSIRHFFVIGSASLNFKQINALNAEHFQFVDLILLDTVSDSFSKLSNKLLQTFQWLDSHMNFTFLLKVDDDSFVRLDALYAKIEQQPKEKLYWGFFDGQARVKSKGKWAESVWFLCDRYLPYAKGGGYILTQDLVSKIVLMSDLLFLYRNEDVALGTWLAPFDIQRLHDPLFDTEYLSRGCLNSYLVTHKQSTSMMVSKYNHIVKSGNICLSEYKSRPSYNYDWKVLPSHCCYRNDSKVP from the exons ATGATTAAACCAAG GTTTCGGAGATCATTCTTTCTCTATTTAGTCATtctaatcatttttgtttttggatTTTACATTTCCACATCAGTTCTTAGAATCTCAGAAGGTTGTCAACAACAACCGAAAAAGCAAGAACTCAGGAGTAAAATTAATTCACcatcattttcaaaacaatcagaattttttattgtaataatatttagtgCTCCTGAAAACTATGAGAAAAGACGCGTAATAAGAAGAACATggcttttaacaaaaaagaatttaagtatTCGTCATTTCTTTGTGATAGGTTCAGCTTCCTTGAACTTTAAGCAAATAAACGCATTGAATGCAGAACACTTTCAGTTTGTTGATTTAATATTGCTAGATACCGTAAGTGATTCTTTTTCCAAACTTTCCAATAAGCTGTTACAAACTTTTCAGTGGCTTGATAGTCACATGAACTTTACTTTTCTACTTAAAGTAGATGATGACAGTTTTGTTCGCCTCGATGCTCTGTATGCCAAAATAGAACAGCAACCAAAGGAGAAGTTATATTGGGGATTCTTCGATGGTCAAGCTCGCGTGAAATCTAAAGGTAAATGGGCGGAGTCTGTTTGGTTTCTCTGTGATCGATACTTACCTTATGCCAAAGGTGGTGGTTACATTCTAACTCAAGATTTAGTTAGTAAAATTGTGCTGATGTCGGACCTTTTGTTTCTGTATCGTAATGAAGATGTTGCTCTTGGTACGTGGTTGGCTCCCTTTGATATCCAAAGACTTCATGATCCACTTTTTGATACCGAGTATTTATCCAGAGGCTGTTTAAACTCATACTTAGTAACCCATAAGCAATCTACTTCAATGATGGTGTCTAAATACAACCACATTGTAAAGTCTGGGAACATTTGTTTGTCAGAATATAAAAGTAGACCTTCTTACAATTATGATTGGA